One Brassica napus cultivar Da-Ae chromosome A1, Da-Ae, whole genome shotgun sequence genomic region harbors:
- the LOC106444827 gene encoding 60S ribosomal protein L14-2, which yields MVFKRYVEIGRVALVNYGKDHGKLVVIVDVVDQNRALVDAPDMERIQMNFKRLSLTDIVIEINRVPKKKALIEAMEKADVKNKWEKSSWGRKLIVQKRRASLNDFDRFKIMLAKIKKAGVVRQELAKLKKEITA from the exons ATG GTGTTCAAGAGGTACGTAGAGATTGGGAGAGTTGCTCTTGTCAACTACGGAAAAGATCATGGAAAGCTTGTCGTCATCGTCGACGTCGTTGACCAGAACAGA GCTTTGGTAGATGCTCCTGATATGGAGAGAATCCAGATGAACTTCAAGAGGCTGTCTCTTACCGATATCGTGATTGAGATCAACAGAGTGCCTAAGAAGAAGGCTTTGATCGAGGCCATGGAAAAGGCTG ACGTGAAGAACAAGTGGGAGAAGAGCTCATGGGGTAGGAAGCTTATTGTTCAGAAGCGTAGGGCTAGCCTCAATGACTTTGACAGGTTCAAGATCATGTTGGCCAAAATCAAG AAAGCTGGCGTTGTCAGGCAAGAGCTTGCAAAACTCAAGAAGGAGATCACTGCTTGA
- the LOC106444815 gene encoding TBC1 domain family member 15, translating to MWGAAAEPADSYYQVRPECTDVAKTRFKIKPGKTLSVRKWQAAFLQDGTLDIGKTLRRIRRGGIHPSIRGEVWEFLLGCYDPSSTFDEREQIRQRRRKQYASWKEECKKMFPVIGSGSFITAPVVTENGQPNLDPLVLQELDFGTNSSGSVFFKKLTSRGPLDKKVIQWLLSLHQIGLDVNRTDRSLEFYEKKENLSKLWDILSVYAWIDQDVGYCQGMSDLCSPMIVLLEDEADSFFCFERLMRRLRGNFRSTGRSVGVEAQLTHLSSITQIIDPKLHQHLDKLGGGDYLFAIRMLMVQFRREFSFCDSLYLWEMMWALEYDPDLFHVYEAHQCGSEKVEVSNGKPKSMSQCGKYERQNMRNGGKSAEGPLPISVFLVASVLKDKSSKLMTEARGLDDVVKILNDMSGNLDAKKTCSGAIKIHKKYLRKAKK from the exons ATGTGGGGAGCTGCAGCTGAGCCGGCTGATTCTTATTACCAAGTTCGTCCTGAGTGCACAGATGTGGCCAAAACTAGATTCAAGATCAAG CCAGGGAAAACTCTAAGTGTAAGAAAATGGCAGGCTGCATTTCTCCAAGACGGGACTCTCGATATTGGCAAGACTCTAAGACGAATCCGAAGAGGG GGAATCCATCCATCAATTAGAGGCGAAGTATGGGAGTTCCTACTTGGCTGTTATGACCCATCAAGTACTTTCGACGAAAGAGAGCAAATCCGACAACGCAGAag AAAGCAGTATGCGTCTTGGAAGGAAGAGTGTAAGAAAATGTTTCCTGTGATTGGAAGTGGAAGTTTTATCACCGCGCCTGTAGTTACTGAAAATGGTCAACCCAACCTTGATCCTCTTGTTCTTCAAGAACTCGACTTCG GTACAAACTCAAGTGGTTCAGTTTTCTTTAAAAAGCTCACAAGTCGTGGACCTCTTGATAAGAAAGTTATCCAATGGCTTCTATCACTTCACCAGATTG gTCTTGATGTGAACCGTACAGACAGGTCTTTGGAATTTTATGAGAAAAAGGAGAATCTGTCCAAGCTTTGGGATATTCTCTCTGTTTATGCTTGGATAGACCAAGATGTCGGTTACTGTCAAG GAATGAGTGATCTTTGTTCTCCGATGATTGTTCTTCTTGAAGATGAAGCtgattctttcttttgttttgagaGATTAATGCGTCGATTG CGAGGAAACTTCCGCAGCACGGGGAGATCTGTTGGAGTTGAAGCTCAACTTACTCATTTGTCTTCAATTACTCAGATTATTGACCCCAAGCTTCACCAACATCTAG ATAAACTAGGGGGAGGTGACTATCTCTTTGCCATTCGGATGCTAATGGTTCAGTTCAGAAGAGAATTCTCGTTTTGTGACTCTTTGTACCTTTGGGAG ATGATGTGGGCTCTCGAGTACGACCCTGATCTCTTTCACGTGTACGAGGCGCATCAATGCGGGAGTGAGAAAGTCGAAGTGTCCAACGGTAAACCGAAGTCGATGAGCCAATGCGGAAAGTATGAGAGGCAAAACATGAGGAATGGAGGCAAAAGCGCCGAAGGTCCTTTGCCTATATCGGTTTTTCTAGTGGCCAGTGTCTTGAAAGACAAGAGTTCTAAGCTCATGACTGAAGCTCGTGGACTCGATGATGTTGTTAAG ATACTTAACGACATGAGTGGAAACTTGGATGCCAAGAAAACATGTTCTGGAGCTATAAAGATTCACAAGAAATATCTGAGAAAG GCTAAGAAATAG
- the LOC106444836 gene encoding microtubule-associated protein TORTIFOLIA1, producing MSTPSSSASAAKPTRPARSSNATARSSSSNSNSNSSSLTSFQAMVEQKQKILTSISKLADRDTYQIAVEDLEKTIQSLTPETLPMFLNCLYDSCSDPKPAVKKECLHLLSYVCSLHSDSTAVHLTRIIAQIVKRLKDPDSGVRDACRDTIGALSGIYLKGREEGSNTLAVGLFVKPLFEAMGEQNKVVQSGAAMCMARMVESAATPPVASFQKLCPRICKLLSSSSFLAKASLLPVVSSLSQVGAIAPQSLESLLESIHDCLGSTDWVTRKAAAETLTSLASHSSSLLKDRTDSTLAALETCRFDKIKPVRETVTEALQLWKKISGKCLDGAPDESKSSSGEQLGSEKNGDKRSNLSDLMKKEVSDGSILSPDSASKAKGGLPEKAAVMLKKKAPVLSDKDFNPEFFQRLERRQSVEVVVPRRCKNEDEEELGQDDLNAMGSSNRFKNLQSNDHGFPDSKFHNIESGSHKLVKGRSDGNISQAGTSADDKAGGVNGKQTAGNHAAISDADNHSDGSFTSNRGNWSAIQRQLLQLERQQTNLMNMLQEFIGGSHDSMVTLEGRVRGLERIVEDMARDLSISSGRRGNPTAGFGKYNSFANYSSGKYNGRGPGDRGSQPDGAMRGRMWSSDMQDDWFMHQHGASRNGQTGPRRSPRSEQYQNEHMGNGRRGWDNKAAGTIRYGEGPSARSVWQASKDEATLEAIRVAGEDGAVTRPTRVAAVPEAEAMGDEESEGQERDPIWSSWSNAMHSLRVGDVDSAYAEVLCAGDQHLIIKLMDKTGPSLDQMSNEIANEALNFIAQFLLDHNLYDICLSWIQQLLELVLQDGADTFGVPMELKSDILFNLQDACSTMDPPEEWEGPAPEELVMQLASVWEIDLQQFDK from the exons ATGAGCACACCTTCGTCGTCCGCTTCCGCCGCGAAGCCAACGAGGCCAGCAAGATCATCGAACGCAACAGCTAGGTCATCCTCCTCCAATTCCAATTCCAATTCCAGCTCCCTCACTTCATTCCAAGCCATGGTGGAGCAGAAGCAGAAGATCCTCACCTCAATCTCCAAACTCGCCGATCGAGACACATACCAGATCGCCGTCGAAGATCTCGAGAAAACTATCCAATCCCTCACCCCCGAAACCCTCCCCATGTTCCTCAACTGCCTCTACGACTCCTGCTCCGATCCCAAACCCGCCGTCAAAAAGGAGtgcctccacctcctctccTACGTCTGCAGCCTGCATTCCGATTCCACCGCGGTGCATCTCACCAGAATCATCGCTCAGATCGTTAAACGGCTGAAGGATCCCGATTCGGGAGTGAGGGACGCGTGTAGGGATACGATTGGTGCTTTGTCTGGGATTTATCTGAAAGGGAGAGAGGAAGGGAGTAATACGTTGGCGGTGGGGTTGTTCGTTAAGCCGTTGTTTGAGGCAATGGGGGAGCAGAATAAAGTGGTGCAATCTGGTGCGGCGATGTGTATGGCTAGGATGGTGGAATCGGCTGCGACTCCTCCCGTTGCTTCTTTCCAAAAGCTTTGCCCTAGAATCTGCAAGCTTTTGAGTAGTTCAAGTTTCTTGGCTAAAGCTTCCCTTTTGCCCGTTGTTTCGAGTCTCTCTCAG GTAGGAGCCATTGCGCCTCAGAGCTTGGAGTCATTGCTAGAAAGTATTCATGATTGCCTTGGAAGTACAGATTGGGTAACGCGAAAGGCTGCGGCTGAGACTTTGACTTCACTGGCATCACATTCTAGCAGTTTGCTAAAGGACAGAACAGATTCCACTCTTGCGGCGCTTGAGACCTGTCGCTTTGACAAG ATTAAACCTGTCAGGGAAACTGTGACAGAGGCGCTACAGTTATGGAAAAAGATTTCTGGAAAATGTTTAGATGGTGCTCCAGATGAGTCAAAAAGTTCATCTGGTGAGCAGCTTGGTTCGGAGAAGAACGGGGATAAAAGGTCTAATCTATCTGATCTAATGAAAAAGGAGGTATCCGATGGTTCAATACTCTCACCGGATTCTGCTTCTAAAGCAAAAGGAGGTCTTCCTGAAAAAGCAGCAGTCATGTTGAAGAAGAAAGCACCTGTGTTAAGTGACAAAGACTTTAATCCTGAATTTTTCCAAAGACTAGAAAGAAGGCAATCCGTGGAAGTAGTAGTTCCTCGTAGATGTAAAAACGAAGATGAGGAAGAATTAGGACAAGATGATCTCAATGCCATGGGATCTTCAAATCGCTTCAAGAACCTCCAATCAAATGATCATGGATTTCCAGATTCCAAGTTCCACAACATAGAGTCTGGGAGTCATAAACTAGTAAAAGGTAGGTCGGATGGGAACATATCACAGGCTGGGACATCTGCTGATGATAAGGCTGGTGGTGTAAATGGAAAGCAGACAGCCGGAAATCACGCTGCTATCTCCGATGCTGATAACCATTCTGACGGATCTTTCACAAGCAACAGAGGAAATTGGTCGGCGATCCAGAGGCAGTTATTGCAGCTAGAGAGACAACAGACTAACCTTATGAACATGCTCCAGGAGTTTATCGGTGGTTCACATGACAGTATGGTGACCTTGGAGGGCAGGGTAAGGGGTTTAGAGAGGATTGTTGAAGACATGGCAAGAGATCTTTCAATATCATCAGGTCGTAGGGGTAATCCCACAGCTGGATTTGGCAAATATAATAGCTTTGCAAATTACTCCTCTGGAAAATATAATGGCCGAGGTCCAGGAGACAGAGGCTCACAACCTGATGGAGCTATGAGGGGCAGGATGTGGAGTTCTGACATGCAGGATGACTGGTTCATGCATCAACATGGTGCTTCCAGAAACGGACAAACCGGGCCAAGAAGATCACCCCGGTCAGAACAATATCAGAATGAGCACATGGGAAATGGCAGGAGAGGTTGGGATAATAAAGCAGCTGGGACTATTAGATATGGTGAAGGTCCCTCAGCAAGAAGTGTGTGGCAAGCATCAAAGGATGAAGCTACACTTGAAGCTATTAGAGTAGCCGGCGAGGATGGTGCAGTCACTCGTCCAACCCGAGTTGCTGCTGTCCCTGAAGCTGAAGCCATGGGAGATGAAGAAAGCGAAGGGCAGGAACGCGACCCGATATGGAGTTCATGGAGTAACGCAATGCACTCACTCCGTGTTGGTGACGTTGATTCTGCTTACGCAGAAGTACTCTGCGCGGGTGACCAGCACTTGATCATCAAGCTGATGGACAAGACAGGACCTTCTCTTGACCAGATGTCAAATGAGATTGCAAACGAAGCTCTTAATTTCATCGCTCAGTTTCTGTTGGATCACAATCTCTACGACATCTGCTTATCTTGGATTCAACAG TTGCTGGAACTAGTTTTGCAAGATGGTGCAGACACGTTTGGAGTTCCAATGGAACTGAAGAGTGATATCTTGTTCAACTTACAAGATGCATGTTCAACCATGGACCCGCCTGAAGAATGGGAAGGTCCAGCGCCGGAAGAGCTCGTGATGCAGTTGGCTTCAGTTTGGGAAATCGATCTGCAACAATTCGACAAGTAA
- the LOC125579108 gene encoding vacuolar protein sorting-associated protein 22 homolog 1 isoform X1, with protein MRRRPGIGGLQKAAAARDQYRLLGENVAKLRTDMMKEQLATFKSQLEEFARKHKNDIRKNPSFRAQFHEMCAKVGVDPLASNKGFWAELLGIGDFYYELGVQIIEVCMLTRSLNGGLISLQELCNHLRQRRKKDREAVTEDDCLRAISKLKVLGSGFEVITIGKKKLVRSVPTELNKDHNQILELAQGQGFVTVEQVQRRLSWTSGRVIDALETLLEEGLAMIDNGSKDGKCQYWFPCVSSVYSFVGSDT; from the exons ATGCGGCGACGACCAGGAATCGGAGGGCTACAAAAGGCCGCGGCTGCGCGG GATCAGTACCGGTTATTAGGAGAGAATGTGGCCAAGTTACGAACTGATATGATGAAAGAACAGCTCGCCACTTTCAAGTCCCAGCTTGAAGAGTTCGCTCGTAAACACAAg AATGACATTCGTAAAAATCCATCCTTTAGAGCTCAGTTCCATGAAATGTGTGCTAAAGTTGGTGTGGATCCACTTGCTTCAAACAAGGGCTTCTGGGCTGAGCTTCTTGGAATTGGTGACTTCTACTATGAACTTG GCGTTCAGATTATTGAAGTTTGCATGCTTACAAGGTCCCTCAATGGAGGTTTGATCAGCTTGCAAGAGCTTTGCAACCATCTTCGTCAGAGAAGGAAAAAAGACCGTGAAGCTGTCACCGAAGATGATTGTCTCCGAGCTATTAGCAAGCTAAAG GTATTGGGTAGTGGATTTGAGGTCATCACAATTGGCAAGAAAAAGCTTGTCCGTTCAGTCCCCACTGAGCTCAACAAAGACCATAACCAAATCTTGGAGCTGGCTCAG GGTCAAGGCTTTGTGACTGTGGAACAAGTACAAAGACGGCTCTCGTGGACATCAGGTCGGGTCATAGATGCTCTCGAAACTTTGTTAGAG GAGGGCCTTGCAATGATCGACAATGGCAGTAAAGACGGAAAATGTCAGTACTGGTTCCCTTGTGTCTCTTCTGTTTACTCATTTGTTGgttctgatacttaa
- the LOC125579108 gene encoding vacuolar protein sorting-associated protein 22 homolog 1 isoform X2, with amino-acid sequence MRRRPGIGGLQKAAAARDQYRLLGENVAKLRTDMMKEQLATFKSQLEEFARKHKNDIRKNPSFRAQFHEMCAKVGVDPLASNKGFWAELLGIGDFYYELGVQIIEVCMLTRSLNGGLISLQELCNHLRQRRKKDREAVTEDDCLRAISKLKVLGSGFEVITIGKKKLVRSVPTELNKDHNQILELAQGQGFVTVEQVQRRLSWTSGRVIDALETLLEEGLAMIDNGSKDGK; translated from the exons ATGCGGCGACGACCAGGAATCGGAGGGCTACAAAAGGCCGCGGCTGCGCGG GATCAGTACCGGTTATTAGGAGAGAATGTGGCCAAGTTACGAACTGATATGATGAAAGAACAGCTCGCCACTTTCAAGTCCCAGCTTGAAGAGTTCGCTCGTAAACACAAg AATGACATTCGTAAAAATCCATCCTTTAGAGCTCAGTTCCATGAAATGTGTGCTAAAGTTGGTGTGGATCCACTTGCTTCAAACAAGGGCTTCTGGGCTGAGCTTCTTGGAATTGGTGACTTCTACTATGAACTTG GCGTTCAGATTATTGAAGTTTGCATGCTTACAAGGTCCCTCAATGGAGGTTTGATCAGCTTGCAAGAGCTTTGCAACCATCTTCGTCAGAGAAGGAAAAAAGACCGTGAAGCTGTCACCGAAGATGATTGTCTCCGAGCTATTAGCAAGCTAAAG GTATTGGGTAGTGGATTTGAGGTCATCACAATTGGCAAGAAAAAGCTTGTCCGTTCAGTCCCCACTGAGCTCAACAAAGACCATAACCAAATCTTGGAGCTGGCTCAG GGTCAAGGCTTTGTGACTGTGGAACAAGTACAAAGACGGCTCTCGTGGACATCAGGTCGGGTCATAGATGCTCTCGAAACTTTGTTAGAG GAGGGCCTTGCAATGATCGACAATGGCAGTAAAGACGGAAAAT AG
- the LOC106444806 gene encoding COBRA-like protein 11, producing the protein MKKIRHVRLNLLLLQLPLINLLLFTTFSFAQDYGEDVEKKDTPPPGLARCNGVYMSYNSGGREKLYPRTKNATAQAWSFKATAMIVNTGIEEVKGWEMFVGYRHREIIVSATGAVSSDGDFPYDASNGTTFIGSPNTDLKTSIETAGDYTKISTNIEITGTLFGGRGTATPLPRSIKLVNDGWQCPAATSKGGTMQVCCKRNPKFKAKKKTKTKFTPRRHGDLNIIYDVLQAYTSNYMAQVTIDNDSPLGRLDHWNLTWEWMRGEFIHSLRGAYSAEKNPSECLHSKAGQFYGDLDFSQVATCQKKPIIKDLPAERKEDKLIGMLPFCCKNGTLLPALMDASKSRAIFQLQVYKVPPDQNRTAFFPPQHWKIDGIVNPQYKCGPPVRVDPTGFPDPSGLQATTYAFATWQVICNITKPKPKAARCCVSYSAFYNDSAIPCNTCACGCGDIDTDTCNANARQLLLPPDSLLVPFENRTLKAKVWAKRKHLAFPKKLPCPDNCGISLNWHVNSDYADGWSARVTVFNWGANAVEDWFAAVDLGKAGLGYENVYSFNGSRVPPKNQTIFFQGVRGMNFLIGLTNGTHPGRDPKVPGKMQSVISFKKHLGSLNIPRGDGFPKRVFFNGEECELPKFFPKKSSGKRLSGIGFLPSILLVITTFLVIMCSF; encoded by the exons ATGAAGAAGATACGTCACGTTCGTTTAAACCTACTTCTCCTTCAATTACCTCTAATCAACCTTCTTCTGTTTACGACATTTTCTTTTGCTCAAGACTACGGCGAAGATGTCGAGAAGAAGGACactcctccaccaggtcttgcCCGTTGCAACGGAGTTTACATGTCATACAACTCCGGTGGCCGCGAAAAGCTATATCCACGCACCAAAAACGCCACGGCTCAAGCCTGGTCGTTCAAGGCAACGGCTATGATCGTGAACACGGGGATAGAAGAGGTCAAAGGTTGGGAAATGTTCGTAGGGTATCGTCACAGAGAGATCATTGTTTCTGCTACGGGAGCTGTCTCATCGGATGGTGACTTTCCTTACGACGCAAGTAATGGGACAACGTTCATTGGTTCTCCTAATACAGATCTAAAGACCTCGATAGAAACAGCTGGTGACTACACTAAGATCTCAACCAATATCGAGATAACAGGAACGCTTTTCGGTGGTAGAGGTACGGCTACGCCACTTCCGAGATCGATCAAGCTTGTTAATGATGGATGGCAATGCCCTGCCGCTACTTCAAAAG GTGGTACAATGCAAGTTTGCTGTAAGAGGAATCCTAAGTTTAAAGCtaagaaaaaaaccaaaacaaagttCACGCCTAGACGACATGGAGACttgaatataatatatgatgttCTTCAAGCCTACACAAGCAACTACATGGCGCAG GTTACTATAGACAATGATAGTCCATTGGGACGGTTAGACCATTGGAATTTGACATGGGAGTGGATGCGAGGAGAGTTCATCCACTCCTTGCGTGGAGCTTATTCAGCTGAGAAGAACCCGTCAGAATGCTTGCACAGCAAGGCAGGACAATTTTATGGGGATCTTGATTTCTCTCAGGTAGCTACTTGTCAGAAGAAGCCTATTATCAAAGACTTACCAGCTGAACGTAAAGAAGATAAACTCATCGGGATGTTGCCTTTCTGCTGCAAGAATGGAACTCTCCTACCAGCTCTCATGGATGCTTCTAAGTCCAGAGCCATCTTCCAGTTACAG GTATACAAGGTGCCACCTGATCAGAACAGAACAGCCTTCTTCCCTCCTCAGCATTGGAAGATAGACGGTATAGTCAATCCTCAGTACAAGTGTGGACCACCTGTAAGGGTGGATCCAACCGGGTTCCCTGACCCGAGCGGTCTCCAAGCTACCACCTATGCTTTTGCCACCTGGCAAGTCATCTGCAACAtaacaaaacctaaaccaaaagCTGCTCGTTGCTGCGTCTCTTACTCAGCCTTCTACAACGACTCAGCCATTCCTTGCAACACATGTGCTTGCGGTTGCGGAGACATCGACACCGACACATGCAACGCCAACGCCAGACAGCTTCTCCTCCCTCCAGACTCGCTCTTGGTACCGTTTGAAAACCGGACGCTCAAGGCAAAAGTATGGGCAAAGAGGAAACACCTGGCGTTCCCAAAGAAGCTTCCTTGTCCTGACAACTGCGGAATCAGCTTAAACTGGCACGTTAACTCTGACTACGCTGATGGATGGTCGGCGAGGGTGACGGTTTTTAACTGGGGAGCTAATGCAGTGGAGGACTGGTTTGCTGCTGTGGATTTGGGTAAAGCTGGTTTAGGGTATGAGAATGTTTACTCCTTCAATGGGTCAAGAGTTCCACCTAAGAACCAGACCATTTTCTTCCAAGGAGTTCGTGGTATGAACTTCTTGATCGGTCTCACGAACGGGACGCACCCTGGTAGAGACCCCAAGGTGCCAGGGAAAATGCAGTCGGTTATATCGTTTAAAAAGCATTTGGGGAGTTTGAATATCCCAAGAGGAGATGGGTTCCCTAAGAGAGTTTTCTTCAATGGAGAAGAGTGTGAGCTTCCTAAGTTCTTTCCTAAAAAGAGTTCCGGGAAGAGGTTATCTGGTATTGGATTCTTGCCCTCGATTCTCCTCGTGATCACAACATTTCTTGTGATCATGTGTTCGTTTTAA